The Gossypium hirsutum isolate 1008001.06 chromosome D02, Gossypium_hirsutum_v2.1, whole genome shotgun sequence region atcttttttctagttttgttgtttttttaatgtgttttttatTAACTGGTATTAGTTTATATGTTAATAGGTAACACAATTGAAATGTGATGGTTTCATATTCGATGTCTGCCTCAATCATGTCATGAGCGACGCCACCGGCCTAAAGCAATTCATGTCCGCTGTTGGCGAAATGGCACGTGGTGCAGACATCCCCTCTATCCCTCCTGTATGGGAAAggcatcttttaaatgctcgagACCCACCACGAGTCACATTCACCCACCCTTAATATGACGAAGTGAAAGTTGCTACCACCACCACCAACGCCtctgataatactctaaaatgacatacttttatgtgttaattgcatatatattttgagtatgatcctactaatttaggttgtttatggtttttttttatcttgtagggactaaattgatggcaaaagaaaatttagaggcaaaaagcgtgaatttaaaaacaaaatgggTCAGCATAAGAAATAGGAAAGAAATTGTGCCGAAAATACAAAGTGTAGAAGACTTAGGTCAAAAtttcaaagaagagatttatgaacataaaactttatttaaatttgaaatttatttaaacattatcATCTAGAGTTTAAATAGGAATAAATTAGGTTTTTTTGTACTATAGGGGATGGAGTGATATAAATATTCACTCATCACTTCTATAAAAACCTCCTTACTCCTTCCCCCTACGACTCTTAGCCTTTTGTCATGAGTCATTAAACTCATCTAGTCAAGGTTATCAAAACTCCTCCAAAAGAGTTCTTGAGGCTTAGAACTCGCATTTAGCCATTCTCAatgagtattcatcatttctttGTATTACAGGATTGACGCTTCTGTCCATATCCTTCCAAAAGTAATATTTTTAACTTGTGCAAAAAACGgccactttgtatgttttgggaaagTTGCACAGTTGGTTTGCTAACTTACTACGCCAGAGGTTGTCAAGCCCAAGAGACGAAATGGCGtggcattcgccattgagaagcaaTGATCTAGTATAAGACGGTCCCACAAAATTgacggttggctagagtcaggtttcTCTAGATTATATGGCTATAACCTAAGTGGagttggtggtcgtaggcgtcctcttccactataactggcttataaTTCGGTcatgagaaggatcacctaaagcctattgtcgaaaccattttttgaaaacaaaaatttagttgtcgactttaaaaataaaactagagtcgccaccgatccgtgatttaggtgtgatcggcccaccttaaaaaacaaaattggtctacgaaatttgagaaaatgggttcgggagtcagttacgcacgaggaagggttagcaccctcgtaacgcccaaaatcgataccgaatttgattatttaatgtcttggtgtcgaaaattaaaaagattttgtTAAACTCAAATGTTGAAATCTGAAACGGATAATCAAATGTTCAAGTTAGATAAAGAAATcgagacccaatacgttagggtacaatttctcaaaactcccgaactttgaatattgctttttaattttttaaagaaaatcttcatttcgaggaAGCTATATGTCAtgcccaatgcgttaggacataacatattgaattcccgaaaATAATTTTtgcttataaattttaaatagcgaatattctcggttatttggaattaacaaaagaaaatcggaacccaatacgttagggctcaattttcctcGAAAATCCCTAACTTTGAATatcgtttttttattttgagaacctatgaatcataaaaaaaaagattttaatgTTCTGACAAAATCAAAACGTATTtaaaaaaatgtgttaaaaaaacaatgcaatatgaaacaaatattttaatttaaattatacatgtatacgatatatatatatgatatataagtgaattttgaaaatgtgtgtatggatataaaatataaaagatgcaTACGTATTATAAAATgttgatgcatatatatatgaatacaaaaatcatgaaaataaaacaataataaaatatattaaaatatattcatgcatttacacaaaaatatataagcataatatattggtaaataaaagaaaatagaaaatatatttataatatagattataaaatatggacaatgtataaatattataaaatataaatgtatatacatacatataaaaactatgagaataaaataataaaaaaataaaaaaatatgtatatgtatttaaaacatttaaaatatatacatatatatatatattataaaacacaTATGCGTGTATATCTataggtataataataataataataataataataataataataataataataataataataataaaatgacagATTAaggattaaaaacaaaataaatgaaaattcaaGGGGCAAatctaaacaaaacaaaacaccaATGGATCAAATAGAACACGCAGTTAACAAgagaggaccaaaagggaaattaatccctTCCTCTAAAACACTGCGCAGCAACacagactaaattgaaacaattataaaacatgtGGCGAAATTTAGaagaaataaacaatttaatttaaaagcaTTGTAAAAGAAAAGGGACCAATTGCGCAAATGGCCCATTTTGAagaaatgcgcggatcctcctcGGGTCGGATCGGGTCGCACACGGGCATGgtcaatacggcgccgttttggtcGCTGGAATCAAAGGCTCAAAACGGCGCTGTTTTGATCCCttataaaacctttttttttgttaaaattttcattttctgcTACTCTTCAAAAGCAAATCAACCCTAGcctcctctgctagggtttcaaatCCTTTAGGCCGCCGCCGTCAGTCCTTCCACCACGGCTCCACCGTGATCGGTGGCTGGATACTCATCGAGTTGGGTTTTTTTGAACCGTGTTGGAACAGATCTGAGTGCCAAGGTaagctttctttcttctcttcctcTTTATTTCTGTTTTGCACACcctaaaaaaaaacaataacaaataaaacaaataaaaaatgaagaaaatcacCTTGAAaatctactttttcttttctttctatttttcaatccaaaatttTGGTCCCTTTTACACTTTTTAGTCTTTCCTCAAACAGTTTACCATCGACCCCCCATATTGAAAACTCATAATCATAAATACAAATCCTCTCCTGCTTGTTATCCTGTGGTTCGTTGTAGGTGCATACCGGAAGGAAGACGTGCATATCGTGCGTAGAGGCGATAACTGCTAGCACACACGCACGAAGTGGCCCGATGTCTGCGGCGCTGCTGATGCAAGGGAGGCTAGGGTTTTTTCACATGTGCTGTTAAGGGCTACATTGTAGTTGGGCTAGGGTTTGGGCCTGGTGTATTGGGCCAAGAGTATTTGGGCTAATGTAATTGGGTCTCGTAAATTAGGTTTTTAAATGGACTGGACACTTTTATTTATttgggcccgggctaaaattaGGTATtacagctatgattgaaccaaagGAGGATTGAGATAACTGGAGGCTAGAATCCCTCAAATAAAAAAACCCCTTCCATAAACTTTGTCTCTATTTACAAttgcaattttaatttattcaatttcaacttgtccatatttttaattttggtttttttatttttttcccatgtCAGAcgtttttcttgggcacgacagtGCCCAGGATTTTGGGGAACAAAAAGTTGTAGCGATCTAGTtcttgaggatttgaccctacttcccttatactattcttttcgTTATTTCTTAGGGATAGATTATTTTTGTGCTTTCAACAACACACCAGCCTCGCCATCGAACAACATAGTTgaacattcctttttctttagCCCTGTTGAAGTTTCATTTCTTCGTAGGCTCCTCCCTCTCCATCTTCGAATTGCACCAAGTTCGAACTCTTAACAGCTTGCATATGGCACTGTCAAACCATTACTTGAAATCTTGACCCTACCAAAGAGGTACATTCTAAACTTTATCCTCCATTGCCATTGTGATATTATGGGAATGCTTGTGTCTCCCCAGCAGCAATAACAACAATTAAAAATCTTTGTCACAATCCATTAGGCTATATAGTGGAATTAATAAAGCAAGCAAAGGCAAGTATGACAGAGAAATATTTGAAATCATTGGCAGCTTTAATTGTGATTAGGGGTAAACGACTCTATTTTTCGGATGATGTCGAGTCGTATGTGATATCCGATAACAAACATCAAATTAGAAGATGTCGATTTTGAATGAGGTAAGGCAGTGTTTGTAGGGCTAACAAAAGCCATTGGAATGATCAACTTTTTTCATACCAACTAAGACTAAGAAAGGAGAAGTTGGAACTGTGGTACCAATTTGTTTACTAGCTCCAGCCATTGAAAGGTTTTGATGTGGGTCTTAAGGCACAATCTTTGACCTATAAATGTGATGGGTTCACACAACCTCAAGGCCCAACAACAATGTCAAAGGCTAAGCAAATCAAATTAGGACTCGATCAAAGACAATAtttgaggacgaatctttttgaggaaagggagaatgatacatgcacgaatggggtgaaatttattagattCCAATCATCAAAACTGCCAATTTTCAGGCTTGAGAAATCAGCAGAATTgcgatgactttttggatggAATCTTGGCATGTTTGGGTTGAGATGTCTCTTGGCGTTTGATGATCTATCTCTTACCTTCGAAACTcattttgaatcactcgattttgagttcgaGAGCTCAAGTAATAACCTTTTTATTGAAGACTGCACGAGCAGAATTTCTAAACGGGATTATGACGGAAATTACgaattttgggcttttaattcgagtttaaatcatattaggttcgggttttagacttaatttttattatatatgagcccaatattataTTTGttagatcttattattattttattccaaattttttataattattaagtattttaagttatttaggagttttatgttaacaagaaaatttagtttaaactacttcttgtttagattaaattagagttctagtatacataagagttttatttagatttatttagctagcctatatataggcctttgcattgtacacaattcagacaatttattattattttatttctcttttgagttaataaattctctctgggtttttcttttcaagaatttctcttgagtttcttttagaagagttttaacaatctttttagattatGAGGATCATCTTCAAATTTTTTCTTGCCAAGGTTTCTATCCTgaaggggaaattagagccgcttgaagggggttgtggattctttgtgtttccaaggcttcttaggacttctacacaccacgttctatctttccatttatcttctttattagCTTCCTTAAtctatgatttattattttattttagttatttattttaattgttttatctaacttggatttaatttcgtttcaggttgtgtcaaaatccaagtttctttctgaacgtctagagccctaagtcaaatccgcgactttgacaaactttacgatccgcttCCTCGTTCATCCTTCTCATCCTTTATCAAGTTTAGCAATGAATTGGACAACATGTTTAAACACTAACAAATTGAGGGTAAGATGAATAAATTCTATGTAATAGTGTAAGGATGAGTACTGAGAGTAGTAAGGTTGAGGAAAAATTAATCGAAAATCAATTAGAATTATAGTGTTAAATTCTTTTTTGGtccaatttttattgaatttggttTTTGGTTAAACCACAATTATTCAAACATAATGGAATCGTATTATTTTCCCTTTCTCCAGCAAgacaataaaattatattatgacaaattattagaaacttttaaaaaataaatgtagtGATTTAATATTATTTCTATACTCAAATGGGAATCCGTTTAGGTAGCGCTTTTTTAAGGTTTTAAGACGTTTAGTTTACATAATCTTATTAGTTTCAATGTTTTGAATGTGTCTTAGAGAGGAAATAAGTTGCCAAAAAGTTCCAAAGCTaaagaaaaattgaaggtggttgagGATTGATCAGAGTTGAAGTCATTATAGATTCGGTCAGGCCCGGCTCTGGAATTGTTTGCGAATGTAGTCGTTTAGGGCCCAAAGTTGAAAGGAGCCTAAAATtctttttttcagtttttaataTAGGGAAAATTTTTTcagattgaaataaattaattaaatgcctAGGGTTTCAAATTTTCTCCTAGGTCCAAAAAAATTTTCAgcttttattgtattatattttataattttttaaaatgttcaCTTTAATGTTTCGCTCAGGGCCCAAAaatgtcaagaatgagcctggTTTGGGTTATCAATTTGTGTtctctaaattctaaaatatcCTATAATGTTTGCTAAATTGCTTGCTTGTGTGTTTAGGTTGATATTGATGGTTAACTAGTGATGGTAATGTTAATATCATGTGTTTAAAGTGTGAAGTATTAGTCTAAGTTGATATAGGATATAATTTGTAATACAATTGTCTTTATAAACGTTGTCAGAAAGTTGTTCAGGTACAATTGGTATACCATATAAGGGTTGCTTGGTGGGGACAGAAGTACAGAAAGATTGTGCTTTGTGCATTACATAGTTTGATTGATTAAGTCATCTTATGCATATCCATTCTAACTTGAGGACATAGATGATCGGTACAAAGTACAAACCTTGCAACCCCAAACCTTTCCTTCTTCTTGGCCCAAAATTTAGAAGACAAGTTTGGATTTGAACAGTTATTTAAGAGGTTAACTCATTGTTGCATATGTCAAAACCAACCTGTCTCTAGCTTCCTTCTCCAATTGGTGAGTTGATGGGCAAATTTGGTTAACACTGTTAAGGAATCTAAGTTACTTTATCTCATCCCACTAAGAATATATAAAACGATGTTCTATATTGTTTTTGttaatagtttatttatattcTGGAGTAGTTTATtgttttttaacttatttttcgTAGAGTTGGATATATTTAGAGTAGTGATTAAAATTTTTGTCTAATATCTGATGTGATTTAAACTCTGTAATTTCCTTCACAATCCTCTAATATTGtattgatattaaaaaaaaaaaagtctttgGTAGATGAACTCATTCAAACAAAGTATCAAACCTAATTGAAGTAACATTTATAAAAAACTCGTCCACTCAAGCAAAGTATCAATGTAGTCTAAAGAAACTCACTAAAAGAAATATACGAAGATAGATTTAGAGTCTATCTTTTTCAAATATTCGCTTTACTTTGACTATCATGGAATTAccagaaaaattgaaaatatattttaaaaaattgtttcaCACATACTTTTCTTTTTGTGAAACTCATAATTAGAGGTTCAAATTTGTGACATGTAATTTCTTGATACACAACAATACCAAAAAGATTGGATATCAATATTCATGGTGTAATCCACAAAGCAAAGCAAGGAATAAAGTGAAAATTTGGtattcttcttttaattttatccATTGTtgtcaaattaaataattaaagtagaAGCCACCCAAATCCATTACATCCCATTATTCTTAGCTTTTATAAATTAAGATTGAattataaaaagagaaaaagtggAAGCCATATAACAAAAGCCatgtaataaataatatataatattttgaaatattatttaaaatacacTCATAATTTTACAATAATGGTTTGTCTTCTAGTTTACTAaactttttaagaaaataattaaaaaagagagttaagaaaatataaacaaataaaagaaacccACTAAAATAAAGTATGAAAGCAAGGACAGAATTAAAGCAATATGCTAAGTTTTGGAGTCTCTCTCTTACTTTACTTCCAACATTCACTTTCTGTTTTTTTCTTGCTACGTCGACGGAAAAAAACCAAAGACGAAGGAGAAATGGAGGAGTCACAGAATTATGGTCACCGACATCCCTTGCTTCTTCTTTTGAATGAACATCAGCCGATTGTAGCTAACTGCTCAAGGTGTGGAGAGAAGGTGTCAACTCCATGTTTTAGCTGTGCCCAGGATTGTGGGTTTTATCTTCACAAGGTATGTGCCGAGGCACCTTTGGAGCTTAATCACCCTTTTCATCTCGACCATCCTCTTCTTCTTATGCAGATTGCACCTTATTCATTTGGACACTACATTTGTGATTTTTGTCATAAAGAGGATAATAAGTTTGTTTATCATTGCTCTTGCGAATTGGACTTTCATATTAAATGTGCtttgtttacatttaatattgcTGAGAATAATTTGAAAGAGCTTGACCATGTTGCCCTTCATGATCCATTGATTTCCACTGAAAATGGTGATTATGTTGCCATGTGCTTTGGGTGTTGCGAACCATTAGCAAATTATACACATTTTTCTCCAGATTTTGGATTTAATTTACATGAGAAATGTGCGAAGCTTCCTCTCAAATTGAATTTTACGTAGCATTGCCTACATCCTCTTGTTTTACAATTTAACAATGAGAGACTTTCTTGCAAGATATGCAAAGAAATTAGCCCAAGAGGATTTGTTTATGGTTGTACATATTGTAAGCTTGCATGTCACATAGAATGTTTATCACTACCACTTGATCTTGCTGTTGAAGACAAAAGCCATCAACACACATTCACTCGACTTTTGAAACGAGTGCCGTACATTTGTGATGCGTGTGGTTTTGAAAGAATTTACGTTGCCTATACATGTTCTACATGCAGCATTATGGTCCATAAAAGGTGCACTACATTGCCACGTATCATCAAAAGCAAGTGGCATGATCATCGCCTTTTTCACAAATATTTCCTTCCAGATGAAGTTAGAAGTTCAGACTGCATCATTTGTCATAATGAAGTCAATCCAAAGCATGGTAGTTATTGTTGTTCACATTGCAATATTACATTCCATGTGCGTTGTGTGACAGAGGATAAAGGCTTATATTCAATAGTTTCACTAGAAAATGAAGATGAGATGCCCAATGAAAGTTCCATCATTGTTATCGAGAGGAACGATGCTGGAGAAGCTACAAAAATAAAGCATTTCAAGCATATGCATAATCTAACGTTAGGTCCCTTTGATGGAGGATATGGAAATAGTTGCAACGGGTGTATGCTGCCAATCACGGATCCATGTTACTACTGTTCAGAATGTGTTTTTTTTCTTCACAAAACGTGTGCCGAGTTACCTAAGATGATGAATGTTTGGTATCATTATTGCCAAGAGCCTCTCGCCCTTATTTCAGACAAGGTTTTTGGGTGTGCAGAATGTTGGCTAATATCTAATGCCTTTGCTTATGAATGTTGTGGATGTGAGGCAAATATATGTCTCCGATGTGTGATTGCTCTTACTCCTGGTGCTCGAACAAGTTTGAAACATAAACACCCCCTCTTTTACTACAGAAGGCAACGTGAGAAATGCAATGCTTGTGGTACGGCTAATGTGGGGGTATTTTGTTGTAAGGATTGCAATTTTGTGCTAGATCTTCGATGTTTTTCACTTCCAATTAAAGCTCGTCACAAATGCGATGAGCATCTTCTTTCACTCATGGATCATGATGATAACAGTTATTCAAAAAGTCATCATTGTGATATCTGTGAAAACAGTCGACATCCAAATCATTGGTTTTATCATTGTGCAACATGCGATACTTCTGCTCATGTTGGTTGTGTTCTTAGAAGAAACTATCCATTCCTCAAACTCGGGAATATCTATGAAGGAACAGATCATCCACACCCACTCACCATTGTGAAGAAGAAGTATTACTACCCTAATTGTGATAAATACAGTAAGCCTTGTGAAGATATGGCTCTTGAATGCTCCAAGTCGGAGTGCAAATATATTGCCCACTGGAATTGTGTGAAATCCATTTCTCTATGGGTTGGATTGAAACGCCACTTTATTTACAAGTAAACTCAAGAGTGGAAAACAGGATTTGATATTTGCCGTGTTACTTGTGGTGTT contains the following coding sequences:
- the LOC107934838 gene encoding uncharacterized protein, with protein sequence MEESQNYGHRHPLLLLLNEHQPIVANCSRCGEKVSTPCFSCAQDCGFYLHKVCAEAPLELNHPFHLDHPLLLMQIAPYSFGHYICDFCHKEDNKFVYHCSCELDFHIKCALFTFNIAENNLKELDHVALHDPLISTENGDYVAMCFGCCEPLANYTHFSPDFGFNLHEKCAKLPLKLNFT
- the LOC121203237 gene encoding uncharacterized protein; this encodes MVHKRCTTLPRIIKSKWHDHRLFHKYFLPDEVRSSDCIICHNEVNPKHGSYCCSHCNITFHVRCVTEDKGLYSIVSLENEDEMPNESSIIVIERNDAGEATKIKHFKHMHNLTLGPFDGGYGNSCNGCMLPITDPCYYCSECVFFLHKTCAELPKMMNVWYHYCQEPLALISDKVFGCAECWLISNAFAYECCGCEANICLRCVIALTPGARTSLKHKHPLFYYRRQREKCNACGTANVGVFCCKDCNFVLDLRCFSLPIKARHKCDEHLLSLMDHDDNSYSKSHHCDICENSRHPNHWFYHCATCDTSAHVGCVLRRNYPFLKLGNIYEGTDHPHPLTIVKKKYYYPNCDKYSKPCEDMALECSKSECKYIAHWNCVKSISLWVGLKRHFIYK